One Anaerolineae bacterium genomic window carries:
- a CDS encoding dihydroxy-acid dehydratase, producing MLRSDEVKKGLERAPHRSLLRALGVTDFEMNQPFIGVINSYSEVIPGHVHLRQVADAVKAGIRAAGGTPFEVNTIGVCDGLAMNHAGMRFSLPSRELIADSVEILVQAHAFDAIVLIPNCDKIIPGMLMAAARINIPAIVINGGPMLAGHWQGRSVDLSNVFEGVGAVAAGRMTEEELAALEEAACPGCGSCAGMFTANTMNCLTEAMGLSLPGSGTCPAVDAERLRLAKEAGMRIIQLLRQDIRPRDILTAGAIRNAFAVDMALGGSTNSVLHVMAIAHEAGIEFPLAELNPLSAQVPHLCKMSPAPGGHHIEDLHRAGGIQGVMRRLAEQGVLDTACMTVT from the coding sequence ATGCTCAGAAGCGACGAAGTGAAAAAAGGCCTGGAACGCGCACCGCACCGCTCGCTCCTGCGGGCGCTGGGAGTCACGGACTTCGAGATGAACCAACCCTTTATCGGGGTCATCAACTCCTACAGCGAGGTGATCCCCGGCCACGTCCATCTGCGCCAGGTGGCGGACGCGGTCAAGGCCGGCATTCGCGCCGCCGGCGGCACACCTTTCGAGGTCAACACCATCGGCGTGTGCGACGGTCTGGCCATGAACCACGCTGGCATGCGCTTCTCCCTGCCCAGCCGCGAGCTGATCGCCGATTCGGTGGAGATCCTCGTACAGGCTCACGCCTTCGACGCGATTGTCCTCATCCCCAACTGCGACAAGATCATCCCCGGCATGCTGATGGCCGCGGCGCGCATCAATATCCCCGCCATCGTCATCAACGGCGGCCCCATGCTCGCCGGCCACTGGCAGGGTCGTTCCGTGGACCTCTCCAACGTGTTCGAGGGGGTGGGCGCGGTGGCCGCCGGCCGCATGACCGAGGAAGAGCTGGCCGCCCTGGAAGAGGCCGCCTGCCCGGGTTGCGGCTCCTGCGCCGGCATGTTCACCGCCAACACCATGAACTGCCTGACAGAGGCCATGGGACTGTCCCTGCCCGGTAGCGGCACCTGCCCGGCAGTCGATGCGGAACGCCTGCGCTTGGCCAAGGAGGCCGGCATGCGCATCATCCAGCTCCTGCGGCAGGACATCCGGCCGCGCGATATCCTGACCGCCGGCGCCATCCGCAACGCCTTCGCCGTGGACATGGCGTTGGGAGGCTCCACGAACTCCGTCCTGCACGTCATGGCCATCGCCCATGAGGCCGGCATCGAATTCCCCCTGGCCGAGCTGAACCCGCTCAGCGCCCAGGTGCCTCATCTGTGCAAGATGAGCCCGGCGCCGGGCGGGCATCATATCGAGGACCTGCACCGTGCCGGCGGCATCCAAGGGGTCATGCGCCGGCTGGCGGAACAAGGTGTGCTCGACACCGCATGCATGACCGTCACG